In Danaus plexippus chromosome 14, MEX_DaPlex, whole genome shotgun sequence, a single genomic region encodes these proteins:
- the LOC116769394 gene encoding uncharacterized protein LOC116769394, with the protein MKTFVCVILLAAAVVAEPPSYRNSRYRSQRQEAEGSGDAPYPAAGYRPSKEFNLPSRKETAPPAPSYGIPADSYGAPFNTYLTPQTEYGVPEEGKESNNEEKDVEAVEEPKQEENQKLKEEPKKDAEVVSSQGAYYVLLPGSQLQRVQFETENDLRNMAYTARLQYKSEDRAPLFVYSAVPQYQSAAYIQLF; encoded by the coding sequence ATGAAAACTTTCGTCTGTGTCATCCTCCTCGCGGCTGCTGTGGTTGCTGAGCCACCAAGCTACAGGAACTCAAGATACCGTTCTCAAAGACAAGAAGCGGAAGGCTCGGGAGATGCTCCTTATCCAGCCGCCGGTTACAGACCATCCAAAGAATTCAACCTTCCTTCTCGCAAGGAAACTGCACCTCCAGCCCCTTCATACGGTATACCGGCTGATAGTTATGGGGCTCCATTCAATACTTACTTGACCCCGCAAACAGAATACGGAGTACCAGAGGAAGGGAAGGAATCCAACAACGAAGAGAAAGACGTGGAAGCAGTAGAAGAACCCAAGCAGGAAGAAAATCAGAAACTTAAAGAAGAGCCTAAGAAAGACGCCGAAGTGGTCAGTTCACAAGGCGCATACTATGTCCTTCTACCAGGATCTCAACTCCAAAGAGTACAATTCGAGACTGAAAACGATCTCCGTAACATGGCGTACACTGCACGACTTCAATACAAGAGTGAAGACCGCGCACCACTGTTCGTGTACAGCGCAGTACCTCAATATCAATCCGCGGCGTACATACAACTCTTTTAA
- the LOC116769391 gene encoding uncharacterized protein LOC116769391: MFENRLLSIEHTSLTPAEKKSCVWISDSIILQCLLVFVGTATIGFCLWSPEHSTYDYDKLFRIMYLYDPLACGYNLRASKSIRNLLLNNETSIRNILPIQWMPAVLTVSTKLSAKTRKYVNLSAVIHVVWLLVAIALRIIRFSKESQPLKYMLATVLYTTVFVTAFDLSMAIVYIAHIQQSLTYGMILRYSGWSVEMKVQNYDDFGGWFPMVASICWMRGVIILALNVYSCRVLQLLRRRVRKGEEKRRLVLEEHGPIPEAEFKKPDEDKVLYYRTGEHEPSRSKHRRLIFF, encoded by the exons atgtttgaaaacagGTTGTTATCAATAGAGCATACGTCACTCACACCGGCTGAAAAAAAATCCTGTGTCTGGATATCGGATTCAATTATTCTTCAAT GTTTACTGGTATTCGTGGGGACGGCGACAATAGGGTTCTGTTTATGGTCGCCGGAGCATTCGACCTATGATTACGACAAGTTGTTCAGGATCATGTACCTTTATGATCCTCTGGCCTGCGGCTACAACCTTCGTGCCTCCAAGTCTATCAGAAACCTTCTCCTTAACAACGAGACGTCTATTCGGAATATACTGCCGATACAATGGATGCCGGCAGTTTTGACTGTATCGACTAAACTCTCCGCAAAAACTAGAAA aTACGTAAACTTGAGTGCCGTCATACACGTGGTGTGGCTGCTTGTGGCCATCGCATTACGAATAATTAGATTTTCAAAAGAATCTCAGCCGTTGAAATATATGTTGGCTACTGTGTTGTACACGACTGTGTTCGTCACAGCTTTCGATCTCTCCATGGCTATTGTGTACATCGCTCACATCCAGCAGAGTCTCACGTACGGAATGATTCTAAGGTACAGCGGCTGGAGTGTAGAAATGAAAGTACAGAACTACGACGACTTCGGCGGATGGTTCCCGATGGTGGCGTCCATCTGCTGGATGAGAGGAGTCATCATACTGGCCCTCAATGTTTACTCGTGCAGAGTCCTACAGTTATTAAGACGGAGAGTGAGGAAGGGCGAGGAGAAAAGGCGGCTCGTGCTGGAAGAACATGGGCCCATACCAGAAGCAGAGTTCAAGAAACCCGACGAAGATAAAGTACTGTATTACAGAACTGGTGAACATGAACCATCCCGAAGTAAACATAGGCGATTGATATTCttttga
- the LOC116769393 gene encoding uncharacterized protein LOC116769393, which yields MSSLQVWSVIIILYQTILSVIFGWWTLDCRFTPDSSELHEITLIKLLYLYDPEACGRIYFYNVTIKVDNESDSSVMWPIKNIIAKEFRTKVKVWLALHIIWFGSCLATVTRGPRACGFYAITLPFTLTGITMLLTDLIYAGLFVKNIQVTGTEVSILRHLSSYPGGVHWISESLPSSTTDDDTCWISLLFAYCSCRGLVQWIINFWLIKDMYFESLDTHNRLEKEKSRLRSKV from the exons ATGAGCTCCCTCCAGGTCTGGAGTGTTATAATCATACTCTATCAAA cGATATTATCTGTGATTTTCGGCTGGTGGACGTTAGACTGTCGCTTCACTCCTGACAGTAGTGAGCTTCATGAGATCACATTGATCAAACTCTTGTATTTGTACGATCCTGAAGCCTGCGGTCGGATTTACTTCTACAACGTCACCATCAAAGTTGACAATGAGTCAGATTCCTCTGTCATGTGGCCCATCAAGAATATCATCGCTAAGGAGTTTAGAAC GAAAGTGAAGGTCTGGTTGGCCCTACACATCATATGGTTCGGTTCATGCCTAGCAACAGTGACTCGCGGCCCGAGGGCTTGTGGCTTCTATGCGATCACTCTGCCATTTACTTTGACTGGTATAACGATGCTACTCACGGATCTCATATATGCGGGACTCTTCGTAAAGAACATTCAAGTGACTGGCACTGAAG TTTCCATTCTTCGTCACCTGAGCTCGTACCCCGGAGGTGTTCATTGGATCTCGGAGTCTCTGCCGAGCTCGACCACAGACGACGACACCTGCTGGATCTCGTTGTTGTTCGCGTACTGCAGCTGCCGCGGATTGGTGCAATGGATCATTAATTTCTGGCTAATTAAAGACATGTATTTTGAAAGTCTTGACACCCATA ATCGTCTTGAGAAGGAAAAATCACGGCTAAGATCAAAAGTGTGA
- the LOC116769392 gene encoding uncharacterized protein LOC116769392 yields MKFLVISFLVMGAMAELPRFRPARFRFQRQELAPTTTESPVESTTDGASGPYPPSGWRPSGAQFTLPQETTAAPSDTYGPPTENGPYPPSGWKPDGQAFTLPQEMSPPETSYGAPESAYGVPDNSYGPPSTDATTTDNPEAEKLDGPVEVQKSVGTYYVLLPNGQLQRVEFVTENDIQNMKYTARLQLRERAPLYVFGP; encoded by the coding sequence ATGAAATTCCTAGTGATTTCTTTCTTAGTGATGGGAGCTATGGCTGAACTTCCTCGCTTCCGACCAGCGAGGTTTAGGTTTCAACGTCAGGAACTAGCCCCAACTACTACAGAATCTCCAGTTGAATCCACTACGGACGGCGCCTCTGGTCCTTACCCTCCGTCGGGCTGGAGACCATCTGGAGCTCAGTTCACCTTGCCACAGGAAACTACCGCTGCGCCCTCGGATACTTATGGACCTCCCACCGAGAATGGTCCCTACCCACCCTCAGGATGGAAGCCGGACGGTCAAGCGTTTACACTGCCACAGGAAATGTCTCCGCCGGAGACAAGCTACGGAGCACCAGAGAGCGCATACGGGGTTCCTGACAATAGCTATGGACCACCATCTACGGACGCCACTACAACCGACAATCCAGAAGCTGAAAAGCTGGACGGTCCAGTTGAGGTTCAGAAAAGCGTCGGCACATACTACGTACTGCTACCGAACGGACAGTTGCAGAGAGTCGAGTTTGTCACCGAAaatgatattcaaaatatgaaatacacaGCGAGGCTCCAGCTCCGGGAGCGAGCGCCTTTGTATGTTTTTGGAccgtaa